A DNA window from Acropora palmata chromosome 12, jaAcrPala1.3, whole genome shotgun sequence contains the following coding sequences:
- the LOC141859874 gene encoding cyclic GMP-AMP synthase-like receptor, with amino-acid sequence MHKVIEDFNKKASFKDETEANVIREKLEKLVDNILEEVEKRDKRFQATLIQSGSVYEGVKVYRPDEFDFMIRINSLSNKPSFHPCDKGEGFVKMTLEDNGWIEFKDERGFCSPNKLSRHFKKLINEALGDTKVPEGLAIKTAGDDLLEGPWGPVFSNVLGVSKIGEEDKPSNVMYSETHGPATTLYIIWEGGSNYRGLTVSVDLTLSLEFDISKTPVELSQLPQTVKQELQMTGFHVVPAGFDAWRISFSMIEKQLLLRAPDGFKTCYRVLKIMRDTISGQLCLDASLIPSYIFKTVLLSQLFTRGVDFWKMEHRPSAIEQVLQIVIQGIARLQINSFFLSRYNLISKSDHENKLKQCILEEMLNIVRGLEMKYTREDVKEIKRKVRVLELVDLFEYITLAAAGGKDPTELWNKMFVNIGTIPGSRKFGWFWNQVTDLNNISLDEEAYKKLCEIWSVVEVCMERLRSSLQGDLSLLALKFHMRLCEKKKEFEKTHNVQQGKAIKTSMHQEAQDMLEDLFDIYTNEEDSSWSNLHRAIPSNIKPTSLLKEVANETVNAGSEKGLALFKHRLHDLLKIFPESALISFTVHFVGQIIYYAQDDLRRKLEYITIPELDLD; translated from the coding sequence ATGCATAAGGTAATCGAGGATTTCAACAAGAAAGCAAGTTTTAAAGATGAAACCGAAGCTAACGTTATTCGagagaaacttgaaaaactcGTTGACAACATTTTGGAAGAGGTCGAAAAGCGAGATAAGCGATTTCAAGCCACTCTTATTCAAAGTGGAAGTGTATACGAAGGAGTCAAGGTCTATAGACCCGACGAATTCGACTTCATGATTCGAATCAACTCGCTCTCGAACAAGCCATCATTCCATCCTTGTGACAAAGGCGAAGGATTCGTGAAGATGACACTGGAAGACAACGGCTGGATAGAATTCAAAGACGAACGAGGCTTCTGTAGCCCGAACAAGTTGTCACGCCATTTCAAGAAGCTTATCAATGAAgcgttgggtgatactaaagtGCCTGAAGGATTGGCAATCAAGACAGCAGGTGACGATCTGCTAGAAGGACCATGGGGTCCGGTATTTTCAAACGTGTTGGGAGTTAGCAAAATCGGCGAAGAAGACAAGCCTTCCAACGTTATGTACTCAGAAACCCACGGCCCAGCTACAACCCTTTACATAATTTGGGAAGGCGGAAGTAACTACCGCGGTCTAACAGTAAGCGTTGACTTGACACTGTCCTTGGAGTTTGATATTTCCAAAACTCCTGTCGAGTTGTCACAGCTCCCACAAACAGTAAAACAAGAGTTACAAATGACTGGGTTCCATGTGGTTCCTGCTGGATTTGACGCCTGGCGCATTTCGTTTTCAATGATTGAGAAACAACTTCTCCTCCGTGCCCCTGACGGTTTTAAAACTTGTTATCGAGTTTTGAAAATCATGAGAGATACCATCTCAGGACAGCTTTGTTTGGACGCATCATTAATTCCATCgtacattttcaaaactgtCCTTCTGTCACAGTTGTTTACTCGTGGCGTGGACTTCTGGAAGATGGAGCATCGACCAAGCGCCATAGAGCAGGTTCTGCAGATAGTCATCCAAGGAATAGCACGACTTCAAATAAACAGCTTCTTTCTATCGCGATACAACTTAATATCCAAGAGCGATCATGAGAACAAGCTTAAACAATGCATCTTGGAGGAAATGCTAAATATTGTCAGAGGCTTGGAGATGAAGTACACGCGTGAAGATGTCAAAGAAATCAAACGAAAAGTTAGGGTCTTGGAGTTGGTTGATCTGTTCGAGTATATTACCTTGGCAGCTGCTGGCGGAAAGGACCCTACTGAGTTGTGGAACAAAATGTTCGTCAACATTGGTACAATTCCTGGATCTCGGAAGTTTGGTTGGTTCTGGAATCAAGTCACTGACCTAAACAACATATCGCTGGACGAAGAGGCTTATAAGAAGCTCTGTGAGATATGGAGCGTCGTTGAAGTGTGCATGGAACGATTGCGTTCTTCTCTCCAAGGGGATCTAAGTTTGCTGGCGCTGAAATTCCACATGAGGCTatgcgaaaagaaaaaggaattcGAGAAAACACACAACGTCCAGCAAGGTAAAGCCATCAAGACGTCTATGCATCAAGAGGCACAAGATATGCTTGAAGATCTATTTGACATTTACACCAATGAAGAGGATTCTTCTTGGTCGAATCTGCACAGAGCGATTCCTTCTAACATCAAACCAACGAGTCTTCTCAAAGAAGTTGCCAATGAAACAGTAAATGCCGGAAGCGAGAAAGGCCTTGCTTTGTTCAAGCATCGCCTCCACGATCTTCTTAAAATTTTCCCAGAGTCGGCTTTGATTAGCTTCACCGTTCACTTTGTGGGTCAGATTATTTACTATGCTCAAGACGACCTAAGGCGTAAACTCGAGTACATTACTATCCCAGAGTTAGATTTGGACTGA
- the LOC141859893 gene encoding survival of motor neuron-related-splicing factor 30-like, whose amino-acid sequence MADAKELQNNLTEYRAQLRQVEAALTTDPENEELKKLKQDLEEVITLTLDLLNVNEKGGNSAAAPSGTKWKVGDTCQAVWSQDGSYYDATVDSISDDLTTCTVSFDKYGNTEIVKLSSLRHKNQAGMKRPTETTQVAAGAVKKSRAAEDVIREQKKKKLLKKKQRAKEIEEQREKEKQNWLDFFNNSKGGGSSKSGKSLKGVSKKSIFASPESIQGKVGVGTCGTGGQPMTQFTQPDKLVYKR is encoded by the exons ATGGCGGATGCTAAAGAGTTACAGAACAACTTGACAGAATATCGCGCTCAGTTGAGGCAG GTCGAAGCGGCTCTGACGACAGACCCAGAAAATGAAGAgttgaagaaattaaaacaggaTTTAGAA GAAGTTATCACTCTAACGTTGGATCTTCTGAATGTCAATGag AAAGGAGGAAATAGTGCTGCGGCACCATCTGGCACCAAATGGAAAGTAGGGGATACATGCCAAGCAGTGTGGAGTCAAGATGGGAG CTACTATGATGCTACTGTTGATAGCATATCTGATGATCTGACAACATGTACTGTTTCATTTGACAAGTATGGAAACACAGAAATTGTCAAG CTTTCTTCATTAAGACATAAAAACCAAGCAGGGATGAAAAGACCCACAGAAACAACACAGGTTGCAGCAGGTGCTGTGAAAAAATCAAG GGCTGCAGAGGATGTTATTcgagaacaaaagaagaagaaattgttgaaaaaaaagcaaagagcTAAG GAAATTGAGGAAcaacgagaaaaagagaagCAAAACTGGCTGGACttttttaataattcaaaG GGTGGTGGCTCTAGCAAATCTGGAAAAAGTTTAAAAGGTGTTTCAAAGAAGAGTATATTTGCATCTCCAGAGTCTATTCAAGGAAAG GTTGGTGTTGGAACATGTGGCACAGGCGGACAACCCATGACACAGTTTACCCAGCCCGACAAACTAGTTTACAAGAGATGA
- the LOC141859894 gene encoding N-acetyltransferase 8F1-like — MHSTKTTFLSSNSSHVKSEARQVKIRSYENKDYQHCREVFTLGMEQLVSLVTRVVLPKYCWILLALSVLFLLAAIKLTLWILAYYIFFCVVVLALLYVDIYIECRRFIRVCLETDLKEIEKTYMSGDGSHMWVAEWQGKVVGMVGLVNNCNDKAGVAELQRMSVSPFCRRMGIAGKLLHELLQHAKDQHFEKLVLKTTSAQTPAIRLYKKWGFKLIDIFPYPQRILGDLQFLHFSLEL, encoded by the coding sequence ATGCATTCCACGAAGACAACATTTCTAAGCTCGAATTCTTCCCACGTGAAGAGCGAAGCCCGCCAGGTGAAAATACGTTCTTACGAGAATAAAGACTACCAGCATTGCCGCGAGGTCTTTACTCTTGGAATGGAACAATTGGTGAGCCTAGTGACACGAGTTGTATTACCAAAGTACTGTTGGATTCTTTTAGCGCTGAGTGTGTTGTTCCTTCTTGCGGCTATTAAGCTGACTCTCTGGATCTTAGCTTATTACATCTTTTTTTGCGTGGTTGTGCTTGCGTTGTTGTACGTCGACATCTACATCGAATGCAGGAGGTTTATCAGAGTCTGCTTGGAAACGGACTTGAAGGAAATAGAAAAAACGTACATGTCAGGAGATGGTTCACATATGTGGGTTGCTGAATGGCAGGGAAAAGTTGTAGGAATGGTGGGACTTGTAAATAACTGTAACGACAAAGCAGGAGTCGCTGAGCTGCAAAGAATGTCAGTGTCTCCTTTTTGTAGACGAATGGGCATCGCCGGAAAGTTACTTCATGAGCTTCTCCAACACGCGAAGGACCAGCACTTTGAGAAACTCGTCTTGAAAACCACTAGCGCTCAGACACCCGCAATACGATTGTACAAGAAATGGGGCTTCAAACTCATTGATATCTTTCCATATCCACAAAGGATCCTTGGAGACCTACAGTTCCTGCACTTTAGCTTAGAGTTGTAA